The genomic stretch GCCCTTTTCCTTGAAAAGCGCTGAGACCTTTTTTTCGCCCTGAGCAGATGATGCAGCAATTGCCTTTGCAACCATCTTGTCTGCGAGCCCGAGCTCAGGGCTTCTGTATTCTGCATCAAGCTTTCCAAGAGTTAAGTAGGAAATCATCTGTATCTCTTCAGTTGAGCACTTCCTGAAGAGCTCTGAGAGTATCCTTCTCAGTTCATTTCCTGAGCTCGTCTTTTCAAGTTCCTCATAAACCTCTGCAAGCTCTGCGAATCTTATTGTCCTCACCTTTTACTCTTCTTTATCCTTGTAGAATGAGCTGCAGTCCCTGCACACCTTTTTAGCCCTGTCAAAGCAGTCCTCGCACACGCTCATGCCGCAGGACTTGCAGATGAATATTCCAGGTCTGATGCCGCATATCATGCATTCTTCTATTATATTCATGATTCCATCCTCAGAATTCTTAATTTTTTTTATGACTATTTAAAGTTTTTTCAAATTTTTGATTCAGAAGGACTATCTTTCTAGGAAAATTTTTATATGGAAGTCCAATAGTTCCCCTGTTTTATAGAGAGGAACGCTAAAATGGAAAAATCATCCCACAATCGCGGAAAAAAGTACTATGTGACTACACCTATTTACTACCCTAATGACATTGCTCATATAGGAAGCGCGTACACCACAATTGCAGCAGACATAATTGCAAGATGGCACAGACTTGATTCCTATGACACTTTCTTTCTCACAGGGCTTGATGAGCACGGGAAGAAGATTGAAGAGGCAGCAGAAAAGAATGGCATGCCTCCAAAGGAATTTGTCGATGAGAAGGCAGTTCAGTTCAAAGATGCCTGGAATAAGCTTAACATTCATTGTGACCGTTTTATAAGAACAAGCGACCCTGACCATGAGAAAAATGTTCAGGCATTGACAAAAAAGATTGATGGAAAAGGGGACATCTACAAGGCAGAGTATGAGGGGCTTTACTGCACAGGATGCGAGGCATTCTATCTTGAAAAAGACCTTGTGGACGGATGCTGCCCTATTCATAATAATCCTGTTGAGAAAATCACAGAGGAATCATACTTTTTCCGTTTAAGCAAATACCGTGATGCTCTCTTAAAGTTATACAAGGAACACCCTGATTTTATCCTTCCAAAGAACCGTGCCCCTGAAATAATCGCGAGGGTGAAAGAGGATTTAAAGGACTTGAGCGTGAGCAGGAAGAATCTCAAGTGGGGAATACCCTTTGCTACAGACAAGAGCCACACAACATATGTCTGGTTTGATGCGCTTTCAAATTATCTTTCGGGAG from Candidatus Woesearchaeota archaeon encodes the following:
- a CDS encoding DNA ligase; this translates as MRTIRFAELAEVYEELEKTSSGNELRRILSELFRKCSTEEIQMISYLTLGKLDAEYRSPELGLADKMVAKAIAASSAQGEKKVSALFKEKG